A window of Nicotiana sylvestris chromosome 8, ASM39365v2, whole genome shotgun sequence genomic DNA:
ATCTGTGCCCAAGTAGTTCTTGACTCGCTGGCCATTTACTTTGAAGATTCGGAGCCCAAAAGGGGATACATTGACCACTTTGAACGGACCGGACCATTTCAATTTGAGCTTGCCCGGAAACAATTTGAGCCTTGAGTTGAAGAGAAAAACCAAGTCACCCGACTTGAACTCCCTTTTCAAGATCTTTTTGTCGTGGACGAACTTCATTCTTTCTTTGTACACAtctgcactttcatatgcatggaaatggaattcctccatttcattgagttgtgttaacctcaaatttgcagcttcagcccagtccaagttcaacttctttaaagcccacatggcttCGTGCTCCAATTCGACGGGTAGATGACAAGCCTTGCTAAAGACTAATCGTTAAGGAGAAGTGCCAATAGGAGTTTTGTACGCCGTGCGGTATTCCCACAATACATTATCTagcttctttgaccaatcggtcctgtTTGCATTAACAGTCTTTGCTAGAATGTtctttatctcccggttggaaACTTTAACTTGGCCACTTGATTGGAgatgataaggtgtggccacCGTATTCTTGACGCCATATTTCTCTAGTAGCCCCGTGAAAGCCTTGTTACAGAAATGATACCCACCATTACTAAGAatggctctaggagtgccaaatcGTGTGAATATGTTATTATTTATGAATGCGGTCACATTCCTTGCCTCATTGTTTGGTAAGgcaattgcttcaacccatttggataCATAGTCCACAGCCACCAAGATATATTTCATACCACACGAGCTTACAAaggggcccataaaatcaattcccTACACATCAAATATTTCtatctccatcacaaagtgcattggcatttcatgCCTCTTGGAGATGGATCCTTGCCTTTGGCATTAGTCGcaagccttgaccatttgattgaTATTATGATAAATCGACAGACAATAATAACCACATTAAAACATCTTTTCCACCGTTCGATTGCCCCCATGGTGACCCCAGACCAGTGAGTCGTGGCATGCCTTTAGAACTGGCATAATCTCCTCTTATGGAACACACCTTCGGATGATGTTATCAGCACAAACATGGAACAAGAATGGTTCTTCCCAATAGTATTGCCGACAATCTCtcaaaaactttttcttttgatagGATTCTGATCCATCCGGAATAAGGTCACTAACCAAGTAGTTAGAAATATCGGCATATCAAGGAGTAAAAGTGCTATATAATGCCAATATGTGTTCATTCGGGAAAGCATCGTTGATTTCAAGATCTCCCTTTGGTCTCCATGCCTCTTCAAGCCTTGATAAATGATCCACCACTTGATTTCCGTCCCTTTTCTATCTTTGACTTCAAAGTCAAACTATTGCAACAACAGGACCCACCGAATCAACCTAGTCtttgcatccttctttgccataagATAGCGAAGAGCAACATTATCTATGTACACTATCACCTTGGATCCCAATAAGTAAGCCCGAAATTTTTCAAAGGCATAGACAATGGAAAGAAGTTCTTGCTCAGTCACCGTATAATTCATTTGTGCTTCATTGAGTGTCTTGCTTACATAATAGACCGGGTGAAGAACCTTGTTGTGATGTTGGCCAAGCACTTCTCCAATAGCTACACCACTAGAAGGACCGGGAAAACACTGAAGGATATTGATATCACGCGCATTAATGATGCAGTAGATGTTGCTCCCCTAGAGTTTCAGACCCAGACTCCTACTGATATAGAGCCCTCAGATTCCCAGACTCTCGTGTCTCCTCAGGCTACTATTTCATCCACTTCCACTCCACAACCCACTTCTCAGGCAACCATTGCCCAGCCTTCTGCCATACTGCCAGCTGTTTCGAGGCTTGATCTCTTAGCTCAACATGTAAATGCTAAGGTAGACCAGCTTCTAAAGAACCTCCCCACCCTCATCAAGCAGTCATCGACTCTTATCCAGTCCTTAGTGACAACCCTCCAACAATGACAAACATCTCATGGGGATCACCTAAAGCAGATTGAGGTGTGGGTTGAAAAGATAGAGCGGGGTGAGGTTGGTGACTTGCCAAAGATCCGTGAAGATGTTGCCACAATGAAGACTGAGCTCCACAAAATTCAAACTCTGGAGTTCGATCTATCCTCCTTCATGCCTAAGGAAGGTGCACAGGGAGCGGAAATGGTAGTGGCTAGATTGGATCTTGACTTCTCCACCTTGATGATAG
This region includes:
- the LOC138875784 gene encoding uncharacterized protein, with product MWALKKLNLDWAEAANLRLTQLNEMEEFHFHAYESADVYKERMKFVHDKKILKREFKSGDLVFLFNSRLKLFPGKLKLKWSGPFKVVNVSPFGLRIFKVNGQRVKNYLGTDGEKHLVE